Proteins from one Thermobifida alba genomic window:
- a CDS encoding cytochrome P450: MVTSRRTVPPAPHQAFPVLPGPPVLGWARHLRRDLLGVLTRVSRDSPGLAGFKVAGQTFAVADSPDAIRDVLIEKADDFDKGRRQVNALGPVMGKGLLISQGELHTRQRRLILPHFTPRNVRRHADHIVAEAEHLIDTWGDRAEVDLLDEMNSLTMNIVTRLLFSSRIEDDRAIADAITTVFEWEMYALTSLFPIPMRVPTPRNLRARAEIAYVRQRLGAFVEERRRNPGAYSDLLTLLMEARYEDGTTMSEEQLLDEVITVWGASQETSADAQAWTLYLLAQHPEVLARVRAEIDTVLGDRPATFADLASLPYSLRVFKEAMRLYPPGAVLMRTAVRDTTVAGFHVPRGTQVFISTYTLHRREELYPDPERFDPDRFTKERERVLPKQSYLPFGAGHHVCVGSHLALMEGHLLTVTLAQRVDVELCSDRPVEPLLLINLRPRGGIPARVTRR; encoded by the coding sequence ATGGTGACCAGCCGGAGGACGGTACCCCCCGCCCCCCACCAGGCCTTCCCGGTGCTCCCCGGGCCTCCCGTGCTGGGATGGGCCCGGCACCTCCGCCGGGACCTGCTCGGCGTCCTCACCCGGGTCAGCCGGGACTCGCCGGGCCTGGCGGGCTTCAAAGTCGCAGGACAGACCTTCGCGGTCGCCGACTCCCCGGACGCCATCCGCGACGTCCTCATCGAAAAAGCCGACGACTTCGACAAAGGACGCCGACAGGTCAACGCACTCGGCCCCGTCATGGGAAAAGGGCTGCTCATCAGCCAAGGGGAACTCCACACCAGGCAGCGCAGGCTCATCCTGCCGCACTTCACCCCGCGCAACGTGCGCCGGCACGCGGACCACATCGTGGCAGAAGCCGAACACCTCATCGACACCTGGGGAGACCGGGCGGAAGTCGACCTCCTCGACGAGATGAACTCGCTGACGATGAACATCGTCACCCGCCTGCTGTTCAGCTCGCGGATCGAGGACGACCGGGCGATCGCCGACGCGATCACCACCGTCTTCGAATGGGAGATGTACGCCCTCACCAGCCTGTTCCCCATCCCCATGCGGGTCCCCACCCCGAGGAACCTGCGGGCCCGGGCAGAGATCGCCTACGTCCGGCAGCGCCTCGGCGCGTTCGTCGAAGAGCGCCGCAGGAATCCCGGAGCCTACAGTGACCTGCTCACCCTGCTCATGGAGGCCCGCTACGAGGACGGGACCACCATGTCCGAGGAGCAGCTCCTCGACGAAGTGATCACCGTGTGGGGGGCCTCCCAGGAAACATCGGCCGACGCGCAGGCCTGGACCCTCTACCTCCTGGCCCAGCACCCCGAAGTCCTCGCCCGGGTCCGAGCAGAGATCGACACGGTCCTCGGCGACCGCCCGGCCACCTTCGCCGACCTCGCCTCCCTGCCCTACTCCCTGCGCGTGTTCAAAGAGGCCATGCGCCTCTACCCCCCGGGGGCGGTCCTCATGCGCACCGCCGTACGGGACACCACCGTGGCAGGATTCCATGTCCCCCGGGGAACCCAGGTGTTCATCTCCACCTACACCCTGCACCGGCGCGAAGAGCTCTACCCCGACCCGGAGCGCTTCGACCCGGACCGCTTCACCAAGGAACGCGAACGCGTCCTCCCCAAACAGTCCTACCTGCCGTTCGGCGCGGGGCACCACGTTTGCGTGGGAAGCCACCTGGCCCTGATGGAGGGACATCTCCTCACCGTCACCCTGGCCCAGCGGGTCGACGTGGAACTGTGCTCTGACAGGCCGGTCGAACCACTGCTGCTGATCAACCTCCGCCCCCGAGGCGGAATCCCCGCCCGGGTGACACGGCGCTGA
- a CDS encoding fatty acid desaturase family protein, protein MSTPSEQLPSVLQDRKRYEAAMAFSVRDAHRAVKDLFVHRMGIYWSDFLVSLAVGYAAFWAARPVGYLTLPGILLFLVSVFALYRCFAFIHEIAHFRSKPSFRTFRRVWNLLFGIPMMVPAFMYEEHREHHNKRWYGTPRDAEYLPLARLSPRHTVTVVAASFLLPFFGPIRFGLLTPVAWFSGATRRYLYRSMSTIKIDLEYHGRPPANRAERISWTAQEAACFVFVLACAALFLTGVLPVDRLAQWYALYTSIALVNSFRILGAHRYLGDEEEMSVVEQMMDTVNYPGRRPVRELWAPVGLRLHALHHLFPGLPYHAYPEAHRRLVAALPPDSAYRLTESRGLPRTLATLWRTARQHQKAGLLLTLQPRGLDRPEGAQ, encoded by the coding sequence ATGTCGACCCCCTCAGAACAGCTTCCCTCCGTGCTCCAGGACCGGAAGCGCTACGAAGCCGCCATGGCCTTTTCGGTGCGGGACGCCCACCGGGCGGTGAAGGACCTTTTCGTCCACAGGATGGGGATCTACTGGAGCGACTTCCTGGTGTCGCTGGCTGTCGGATACGCGGCCTTCTGGGCCGCCCGGCCCGTCGGCTACCTCACGCTCCCGGGGATCCTGCTCTTCCTCGTCTCGGTGTTCGCCCTCTACCGCTGCTTCGCCTTCATCCACGAAATCGCCCACTTCCGGAGCAAGCCGAGTTTCCGGACGTTCCGGAGGGTCTGGAACCTGCTGTTCGGCATCCCCATGATGGTCCCCGCCTTCATGTACGAAGAGCACCGGGAGCACCACAACAAGCGGTGGTACGGGACTCCACGGGACGCCGAATACCTCCCCCTGGCACGGCTCTCCCCCCGCCACACGGTCACCGTGGTCGCCGCCTCGTTCCTCCTGCCGTTCTTCGGCCCGATCCGCTTCGGCCTGCTGACCCCCGTCGCCTGGTTCTCCGGCGCCACCCGCCGGTACCTGTACCGGAGCATGTCCACGATCAAGATCGACCTGGAGTACCACGGGCGGCCGCCCGCCAACCGGGCGGAGCGGATCTCCTGGACCGCCCAGGAAGCCGCCTGCTTCGTGTTCGTCCTCGCCTGCGCCGCCCTGTTCCTGACCGGAGTGCTTCCCGTGGACCGGCTGGCCCAGTGGTACGCGCTCTACACCTCGATCGCCCTGGTCAACTCCTTCCGCATCCTCGGCGCACACCGCTACCTGGGTGACGAGGAAGAGATGAGCGTGGTCGAACAGATGATGGACACCGTCAACTACCCCGGCCGGCGCCCGGTGCGGGAACTGTGGGCCCCGGTCGGGCTGCGCCTGCACGCCCTGCACCACCTCTTCCCCGGGCTGCCCTACCACGCTTACCCGGAGGCCCATCGGAGGCTGGTCGCCGCACTGCCGCCCGACTCCGCCTACCGGCTCACGGAGAGCCGCGGGCTGCCGCGGACGCTCGCCACCCTGTGGCGCACCGCCCGGCAGCACCAGAAGGCCGGACTGCTGCTGACCCTCCAACCGCGCGGCCTCGACCGTCCGGAAGGCGCCCAGTGA
- a CDS encoding fatty acyl-AMP ligase codes for MYGTSDPQLSPPPGTTLVEAFRHWAATRGDEPACTFVDYGTTREGVRHTLTYRELDTRAAAAAAALSRCAAPGDRVALLLPQGLDYIAAFLGCLYTGVIGIPLYAPDLRRSDTRLVSVYADCKPVGSITTTASLPALERLSEQVDTGRVITTSDLAPAPFDPVQQDQDEPSYLQYTSGSTRNPAGIEVTAANLWTSCAQINTFLSLKPGENIVSWLPFFHDMGLVLTVATPLAYGAHAVYFDPYSFVHRPVRWLKLVSEYRSTVTASPNFGLDFAVGRVPEEQRAGLDLSSLRALVNGAEPIREASLRRFSEVYSRYGFNPRAHLPGYGLAEATLPVTMQRVGKGADSRYFDRDALNTGRAVPVSKEEGQGQNAASLVGCGAPIFQEVRIVDPEQWTALPDGHVGEVWVHGPNVCRGYYGRAGETQETFEAELRDDPVKDRHWLRTGDLGFVHEGQLYITSRLKDLLIIHGTNHYPVDIENTVEQALPPVRVGHVAAFAVTPGEEERLVVVAELRADRIAGTDLPAAVAEVARSIRRTHEIDVYDVVLTRPGKIPKTTSGKLQRGACRDRYLAGEFTKALARLRNP; via the coding sequence GTGTACGGAACCAGCGACCCCCAACTCTCCCCTCCCCCCGGAACAACCCTCGTTGAGGCTTTCCGCCACTGGGCCGCCACCCGGGGCGACGAACCCGCCTGCACCTTCGTCGACTACGGCACCACCCGAGAAGGCGTGAGGCACACCCTGACCTACCGCGAACTCGACACGCGGGCCGCGGCCGCGGCCGCGGCACTGTCCCGGTGCGCCGCACCGGGCGACCGCGTCGCCCTGCTGCTCCCCCAGGGACTCGACTACATCGCAGCCTTCCTCGGCTGCCTCTACACCGGGGTGATCGGGATCCCGCTGTACGCCCCCGACCTGCGCCGATCCGACACCCGGCTGGTGTCGGTCTACGCCGACTGCAAACCCGTCGGCAGCATCACCACGACCGCCTCCCTCCCCGCCCTGGAACGCCTGTCCGAGCAGGTCGACACCGGCCGGGTCATCACCACCTCCGACCTGGCCCCTGCCCCGTTCGACCCCGTCCAGCAGGACCAGGACGAACCGTCCTACCTGCAGTACACGTCCGGGTCGACGCGGAACCCCGCGGGCATCGAAGTGACCGCGGCCAACCTGTGGACGTCCTGCGCCCAGATCAACACCTTCCTCTCCCTGAAACCCGGGGAGAACATCGTCAGCTGGCTTCCGTTCTTCCACGACATGGGCCTGGTCCTCACCGTGGCCACCCCGCTCGCCTACGGCGCGCACGCCGTGTACTTCGACCCCTACTCCTTCGTGCACCGCCCCGTGCGCTGGTTGAAACTGGTCTCCGAATACCGCAGCACCGTCACGGCCTCCCCCAACTTCGGCCTCGACTTCGCGGTGGGCAGAGTTCCCGAGGAGCAGCGCGCAGGCCTCGACCTGTCGTCGCTGCGCGCCCTGGTCAACGGGGCCGAACCCATCCGGGAGGCATCACTGAGGCGCTTCAGCGAGGTCTACTCCCGGTACGGCTTCAACCCCCGGGCCCACCTGCCCGGCTACGGTCTGGCCGAAGCAACCCTCCCGGTCACCATGCAGAGGGTGGGCAAGGGGGCCGACAGCCGCTACTTCGACCGGGACGCCCTGAACACGGGCCGGGCGGTACCGGTCAGTAAGGAGGAGGGGCAGGGGCAGAACGCCGCCTCCCTCGTGGGCTGCGGCGCACCGATCTTCCAGGAGGTCCGGATCGTCGACCCGGAGCAGTGGACGGCCCTTCCCGACGGGCACGTCGGCGAAGTGTGGGTCCACGGACCCAACGTGTGCCGGGGCTACTACGGCAGAGCCGGCGAGACCCAGGAGACCTTCGAAGCCGAACTGCGCGACGACCCCGTCAAGGACCGCCACTGGCTCCGTACCGGAGACCTCGGCTTTGTCCACGAGGGGCAGCTCTACATCACCTCCAGGCTCAAAGACCTCCTCATCATCCACGGCACCAACCACTACCCGGTGGACATCGAGAACACCGTGGAGCAGGCCCTGCCTCCGGTCCGGGTCGGCCACGTGGCAGCGTTCGCCGTCACCCCCGGTGAGGAGGAACGCCTCGTGGTGGTCGCCGAACTGCGGGCCGACCGGATCGCGGGCACCGACCTGCCCGCGGCCGTGGCCGAGGTCGCCCGGAGCATCCGCCGGACCCACGAGATCGACGTGTACGACGTCGTCCTCACCCGGCCCGGCAAGATCCCCAAGACCACGAGCGGGAAACTCCAGCGGGGCGCGTGCCGGGACCGGTACCTCGCAGGGGAGTTCACCAAGGCGCTGGCCCGCCTCCGGAACCCGTGA